From Parasteatoda tepidariorum isolate YZ-2023 chromosome 1, CAS_Ptep_4.0, whole genome shotgun sequence, one genomic window encodes:
- the LOC122271515 gene encoding uncharacterized protein has translation MTDLRARFRSEYLSQLHHRLTVRKPTYHPKVGDIIWIWNDNLKRIHWPLGRILSDYTSKDGLIRRAKVKTKSGILIRPIQNLCPLELDEENLNSEDQLPETSKDEPERTSSDIPDSVPATTRVGRVVRPPSRFGQ, from the coding sequence ATGACAGATTTACGAGCAAGATTCCGTAGTGAATATCTGAGTCAGCTACATCATAGACTGACAGTTCGAAAACCAACGTACCATCCTAAAGTTGGAGATATCATCTGGATTTGGAATGATAATCTCAAAAGAATACATTGGCCCTTGGGAAGAATACTCTCAGATTACACAAGTAAAGATGGACTGATCAGAAGAGCCAAAGTTAAGACCAAATCCGGAATTCTGATCAGACCAATTCAAAATCTCTGCCCATTAGAACTGGACGAGGAGAATCTCAACAGCGAAGATCAGCTGCCAGAGACTTCCAAAGATGAGCCAGAAAGAACATCATCGGACATTCCTGATTCAGTTCCTGCTACTACCAGAGTTGGACGTGTTGTTCGCCCACCATCCAGATTTGGACAATGA